A section of the Candidatus Marinimicrobia bacterium CG08_land_8_20_14_0_20_45_22 genome encodes:
- a CDS encoding integrase, whose protein sequence is MKSFSTPEIPVSSKDEILPVGLFETVRKEMLLRNYSGKTIQSYLSCLRAFVRYISPLHPRKIKNDDIRAYLLHLIENENVAASTVNQVFNALRFLYVELYKMPFVIRNLPRPKKERKLPDVLDQEDVLKIIASVENLKHKTMLLLIYSAGLRVGEVVRLKADDIDSKRKLIHIRQAKGKKDRYTLLSDVVLEILRNYYKAYKPSDYLFEGAEGHSHLSERSIQNVFRRALKIAGIRKPVTVHSLRHSFATHLLENGTDLRYIQEVLGHASSKTTEIYTHVSKKILGKIANPLDQAILRAKSQEK, encoded by the coding sequence ATGAAATCCTTTTCGACACCAGAGATACCTGTGAGTTCGAAGGACGAAATTTTGCCCGTCGGACTTTTTGAAACCGTCCGAAAGGAGATGCTTCTAAGGAATTACTCAGGTAAGACCATTCAAAGTTACCTCAGCTGCCTGCGTGCTTTCGTACGATATATTTCGCCACTTCACCCGAGAAAAATCAAGAACGATGACATTCGGGCATATTTATTACATCTGATAGAAAACGAAAATGTGGCAGCCTCAACTGTCAATCAGGTTTTCAATGCGCTACGATTTTTGTATGTCGAATTATACAAAATGCCTTTCGTTATTCGGAATCTTCCACGACCGAAGAAGGAACGGAAATTACCGGATGTACTGGATCAGGAAGATGTGCTTAAGATTATTGCATCGGTCGAAAATCTAAAACATAAAACCATGCTTTTGCTCATTTACTCCGCCGGATTACGGGTCGGTGAAGTCGTCAGATTAAAAGCTGACGATATTGACAGTAAACGTAAATTGATTCATATCCGGCAGGCAAAAGGGAAAAAAGACCGCTACACGCTATTATCCGATGTGGTTTTGGAAATACTGAGAAATTATTATAAAGCCTATAAACCCTCGGATTATTTGTTTGAAGGCGCTGAGGGTCACAGTCATTTGTCGGAGCGCAGTATCCAAAATGTTTTCAGGCGCGCTTTAAAAATTGCCGGAATAAGGAAACCGGTCACTGTTCACAGTCTTCGTCATTCATTTGCTACTCACTTATTGGAAAACGGCACTGACCTGCGCTACATTCAGGAAGTACTGGGACATGCCAGTTCAAAAACGACCGAAATTTATACCCATGTGAGCAAGAAGATCTTAGGTAAAATCGCCAATCCACTTGACCAGGCAATTTTAAGAGCAAAAAGTCAGGAGAAATGA
- the rsmI gene encoding 16S rRNA (cytidine(1402)-2'-O)-methyltransferase, with protein MPGTLYIVATPIGNLEDITFRSVETLKSVQLIASEDTRHSSILLKRYGIQTKQISYYEQVEESRSSELVTRLLSGENIALISDAGTPGLSDPGYRLISKAIANNIPVVPIPGASSILTALVASGLATDRFCFEGFLPRKKGRKTRLQELAIEPRTIIIFESPFRIVKTLEDLHDFLGDRPAACCRELTKVFEEFRRAPISELIRHFSLTPPKGEFVIIVEGKRRAKPERKEPEI; from the coding sequence ATTCCTGGAACCTTATATATCGTCGCAACGCCGATTGGAAATCTCGAAGACATAACTTTTCGATCTGTCGAAACGTTGAAAAGCGTGCAGTTGATCGCATCTGAAGATACGCGCCATTCGTCAATTCTGCTGAAACGATACGGAATTCAGACGAAACAGATCAGTTACTACGAACAAGTCGAAGAATCGCGCAGTTCGGAGCTGGTGACGCGTCTTCTGTCGGGCGAAAACATTGCGCTCATTTCAGATGCAGGAACGCCCGGCTTGAGCGATCCCGGTTATCGATTAATTTCCAAAGCCATCGCGAATAACATTCCAGTCGTTCCGATTCCCGGCGCCTCTTCCATCTTAACGGCGCTGGTTGCTTCGGGACTTGCGACAGATCGGTTCTGTTTTGAAGGATTTCTGCCGAGGAAGAAAGGTAGGAAAACGCGATTGCAAGAACTCGCGATCGAGCCAAGAACGATCATCATTTTCGAGAGTCCGTTCCGCATCGTCAAAACGCTGGAAGATTTACACGATTTTCTGGGCGACCGTCCTGCCGCTTGTTGTCGCGAATTGACGAAAGTGTTTGAAGAATTTCGTCGCGCGCCGATTTCCGAACTGATCCGTCACTTTAGTCTGACGCCGCCGAAAGGCGAATTCGTGATTATTGTCGAAGGAAAACGCCGCGCAAAGCCCGAACGGAAAGAACCGGAAATCTGA